The following coding sequences lie in one Hippopotamus amphibius kiboko isolate mHipAmp2 chromosome 17, mHipAmp2.hap2, whole genome shotgun sequence genomic window:
- the CLDN7 gene encoding claudin-7 gives MANSGLQLLGFSMALLGWVGLVACTAIPQWQMSSYAGDNIITAQAMYKGLWMECVTQSTGMMSCKMYDSVLALPAALQATRALMVVSLVLGFLATFVATMGMKCTNCGGDDKVKKARIAMAGGIIFILAGLAALIACSWYGHQIVTDFYNPLVPMNVKYEFGPAIFIGWAGSSLILLGGALLSCSCPGSESKAGYRAPRSYPKPNSAKEYV, from the exons ATGGCCAATTCGGGCCTGCAGCTGCTGGGCTTTTCCATGGCTCTGCTGGGCTGGGTGGGCCTGGTGGCGTGCACCGCCATCCCGCAGTGGCAGATGAGCTCGTACGCGGGCGACAACATCATCACCGCCCAGGCCATGTACAAGGGGCTGTGGATGGAGTGCGTCACGCAGAGCACCGGCATGATGAGCTGCAAAATGTACGACTCGGTGCTCGCCCTGCCCG CGGCCTTGCAGGCCACCCGAGCCCTAATGGTGGTCTCTCTGGTGCTGGGCTTCCTGGCCACGTTCGTGGCCACGATGGGCATGAAGTGTACAAACTGTGGGGGAGACGACAAAGTGAAGAAGGCCCGTATTGCCATGGCTGGAGGCATCATTTTCATCTTGGCAG GTCTTGCTGCCTTGATAGCTTGCTCCTGGTATGGCCACCAGATCGTCACAGACTTTTATAATCCGTTGGTCCCCATGAATGTGAA GTATGAATTTGGTCCTGCCATCTTCATTGGCTGGGCAGGGTCCTCTCTGATCCTTCTGGGAGGTGCACTGCTCTCTTGCTCCTGTCCTGGGAGTGAGAGCAAAGCTGGGTACCGTGCACCCCGCTCCTAC